A window of the Cucurbita pepo subsp. pepo cultivar mu-cu-16 chromosome LG01, ASM280686v2, whole genome shotgun sequence genome harbors these coding sequences:
- the LOC111795395 gene encoding transcription factor GTE6-like: MDPMDAAFADASNFVVGDTVGAEVDGFRHQVDEIFLKVDKLEQNVNEIEQFYLTLKKKQPNGSKGSSVVKDKDKERHIPSLKKQQQDAARREAAAAKRMQELMRQFGTILRQLSQHKWAWPFMQPVDVEGLRLHDYYEVIDKPMDFSTIKNQMEAKDGTGYKNVREICSDMRLVFKNAMKYNEERSDVHVMAKTLLEKFEEKWLQLLPKVTEEEKRREEEEAEALLDMQLAQEAAQAKMARDISNEIYEVDMQLEELRELVVQNCRKISTEEKRKLGAALTKLSPEDLCKALEIVAETNPSFQATAVEVDLDIDAQSETTLWRLKFFVKDALEVHAKSSASTGGGNNQNHTNSNNTNSNSKRKKEICDAIARTAKKKPNKKPSS, translated from the exons ATGGATCCCATGGATGCAGCATTTGCAGATGCCAGTAATTTTGTTGTGGGAGATACTGTTGGTGCAGAAGTGGATGGCTTTAGGCATCAAGTCGATGAGATTTTTCTGAAGGTCGACAAG CTTGAGCAAAACGTGAATGAGATAGAACAGTTCTATTTGACATTGAAAAAGAAGCAGCCAAACGGTAGTAAAGGTAGCTCTGTTGTAAAGGATAAGGATAAGGAAAGACATATTCCAAGTCTTAAAAAGCAGCAGCAAGATGCAGCTCGCAGAGAAGCTGCAGCTGCAAAGAGAATGCAAGAACTCATGCGGCAGTTCGGGACAATTTTGCGTCAG TTATCACAGCATAAGTGGGCTTGGCCTTTTATGCAGCCAGTGGATGTGGAAGGTCTTCGATTACACGACTATTATGAG GTAATTGACAAGCCAATGGACTTCAGcacaattaaaaatcaaatggagGCTAAGGATGGTACTGGATATAAGAATGTGAGAGAGATATGTTCTGATATGAGATTAGTCTTCAAGAATGCAATGAAATATAATGAAGAGAGAAGTGATGTTCATGTCATGGCCAAGACTTTGCTCGAAAAGTTCGAGGAGAAATGGCTTCAACTTCTGCCTAAAGTCACTGAAGAG GAAAAGAGACGAGAAGAGGAGGAAGCGGAAGCGCTGTTGGATATGCAGCTTGCTCAGGAGGCTGCTCAAGCAAAAATGGCTAGGGACATAAGTAATGAG ATTTACGAGGTAGATATGCAACTGGAAGAGCTTCGAGAACTAGTCGTGCAAAACTGCAG AAAAATATCAactgaagaaaagagaaagcttGGAGCAGCCCTCACCAAATTGTCTCCAGAAGATCTCTGCAAAGCGTTGGAGATTGTTGCAGAAACTAACCCAAGTTTTCAAGCCACTGCCGTGGAGGTCGATCTCGATATCGATGCACAG AGTGAAACTACCCTGTGGAGGTTAAAGTTTTTCGTTAAGGATGCCCTCGAAGTTCATGCTAAGAGCTCGGCGAGCACGGGCGGTGGCAACAACCAGAACCATACAAACAGCAATAATACCAACAGTaacagcaaaagaaaaaaagagatttgCGATGCTATAGCCAGAACAGCCAAGAAAAAACCTAATAAAAAGCCCTCTTCTTGA